The following coding sequences lie in one Heyndrickxia oleronia genomic window:
- the ftsY gene encoding signal recognition particle-docking protein FtsY: protein MSFFKKLKDKFTKSTDSVTEKFKQGLTKTRDNFTNKVNDLVARYRKVDEDFFEELEEILIQADVGFNTVMELVEDLKMEVKKKNIQNPAEVQSVISEKLVEIYQGNEDAPNSINIQEDQLTVILFVGVNGVGKTTTIGKLAHKFKSEGKKVLLAAGDTFRAGAIDQLEVWGDRVGVDVIKQGEGSDPAAVMFDAVQAAKARKADILLCDTAGRLQNKVNLMNELEKVKRIIEREIPGAPHEVLLVLDATTGQNAMIQAKTFKEVTDVSGIVLTKLDGTAKGGIVLAIRNELHIPVKFVGLGEKMDDLQEFDAEKYVYGLFSTVIEETEVEE from the coding sequence ATGAGCTTTTTTAAAAAGTTGAAGGATAAATTTACAAAGTCGACAGATTCTGTAACTGAAAAATTTAAACAGGGATTAACGAAAACAAGGGATAATTTTACGAATAAGGTGAATGATCTTGTTGCACGTTATCGTAAAGTAGACGAGGATTTTTTTGAAGAGTTAGAAGAAATTCTTATACAAGCAGATGTAGGGTTTAATACTGTAATGGAGCTTGTTGAGGATTTAAAAATGGAAGTAAAAAAGAAAAATATTCAAAATCCAGCGGAAGTTCAATCTGTTATATCCGAAAAACTTGTAGAAATTTATCAAGGTAATGAAGATGCACCAAATTCAATTAATATTCAAGAAGATCAATTAACGGTCATTTTATTTGTTGGAGTAAATGGTGTTGGAAAAACAACGACTATTGGAAAGCTTGCACATAAATTTAAAAGTGAAGGAAAAAAAGTGTTATTAGCAGCAGGTGATACTTTCCGAGCAGGCGCAATTGATCAATTAGAGGTTTGGGGAGATCGTGTGGGAGTCGATGTAATTAAACAAGGAGAAGGCTCCGATCCTGCCGCAGTTATGTTTGATGCTGTACAAGCTGCCAAAGCCCGGAAAGCAGATATATTATTATGTGATACAGCAGGCCGCTTGCAAAATAAAGTAAATCTAATGAATGAATTAGAAAAAGTAAAGCGGATAATTGAAAGAGAAATTCCAGGAGCACCACATGAGGTTCTGCTTGTTTTAGATGCGACAACAGGACAAAATGCAATGATTCAAGCTAAAACTTTTAAGGAAGTAACAGATGTATCCGGAATCGTATTAACTAAATTAGATGGAACTGCAAAGGGTGGGATTGTTCTTGCCATTCGCAATGAACTCCATATTCCAGTCAAGTTTGTTGGTCTCGGTGAAAAAATGGATGATCTTCAAGAATTTGACGCTGAAAAATACGTGTACGGTTTGTTCTCAACGGTTATTGAAGAAACAGAGGTAGAAGAATAA
- a CDS encoding putative DNA-binding protein has product MLEKTTRMNYLYDFYQSLLTPKQRSYMSLYYLDDFSLGEIAEEYEVSRQAVFDNIKRTEAMLEEYEKKLLLFQKFQERNLILEKLKKAIETTSKEEISTLIEALEKLD; this is encoded by the coding sequence ATGCTAGAGAAAACAACGAGAATGAATTATTTGTATGATTTTTATCAATCGTTGTTAACTCCAAAGCAACGTAGCTATATGTCCCTCTACTACTTGGATGATTTTTCTCTCGGAGAAATTGCTGAAGAATATGAAGTAAGCAGACAAGCAGTGTTTGATAATATTAAGCGTACAGAAGCAATGCTTGAGGAATATGAGAAGAAGCTTTTGTTATTCCAAAAATTTCAAGAGAGAAATTTAATTCTTGAAAAATTGAAAAAAGCTATTGAAACTACTTCGAAGGAAGAAATTTCGACACTTATTGAAGCGCTTGAGAAATTAGACTAG
- the rimM gene encoding ribosome maturation factor RimM (Essential for efficient processing of 16S rRNA) — protein sequence MTKWFNVGKIVNTHGLGGEVRVISKTDFAEERYKKGNILYLFLNDHTPIQLTVKTHRTHKNFDLLTFEGYNNINEVEPWKNGILKISEEQLTSLDEGEFYFHEIVGCKVFSTDGEEIGIVKEILTPGANDVWVVKGGNGKEYLIPYIDDVVKSVNVKDKSITIELMEGLLS from the coding sequence ATGACTAAATGGTTTAATGTAGGAAAAATTGTGAATACCCATGGTCTTGGTGGAGAAGTAAGAGTTATTTCTAAGACGGATTTCGCAGAAGAGCGATATAAAAAGGGAAATATTTTATACCTTTTTCTTAATGATCATACCCCGATTCAGTTAACAGTAAAAACTCATCGTACACATAAAAACTTCGATTTACTTACTTTTGAAGGATACAATAATATTAATGAAGTGGAACCATGGAAAAATGGAATTTTAAAAATTTCTGAAGAACAATTGACAAGTTTAGACGAAGGTGAATTTTATTTTCATGAAATTGTCGGGTGTAAAGTCTTTTCAACAGATGGTGAAGAAATTGGAATCGTAAAAGAAATATTAACACCTGGTGCGAATGATGTTTGGGTAGTTAAAGGGGGAAATGGTAAGGAATATTTAATTCCTTATATTGATGATGTCGTAAAGTCTGTAAATGTAAAAGATAAATCAATTACGATTGAATTAATGGAAGGTTTATTATCATGA
- the smc gene encoding chromosome segregation protein SMC produces MFLKRLDIVGFKSFAERIAVEFVPGVTAVVGPNGSGKSNIIDAVRWVLGEQSAKSLRGGKMEDVIFAGSDSRKPLNFAEVTLTLDNEEHRLPIEYNEVSVTRRVYRSGDSEFYINKQSCRLKDIIDLFMDSGLGREAFSIISQGKVEEILNSKAEERRTIFEEAAGVLKYKTRKKKAEAKLGETAENLNRVNDILHELESQVEPLKIQSSIAKDYLDKKNELENFEVALTVYEIEELNHKWEILKKQLDIHQDQEMGLSSKVQKEEAIIEEMRDRLHALDESINDLQNVLLSATEELEKLEGRKEVLKERKKNASNNKEQLEKNVQEMTTKLAKLEEQKSLLTAEVDNHTKSASSLRKLLKEKIELSNQLNIDIEATIESLKGDYIELLNEKASSRNEKNLLEQQLNQHESKNQKLDDENKKYIDQRQMISEEKRNTEEQLTHIRSEIEKQVHQFREHQNKLETLKNQYQKQETTLYQAYQYLQKAKSRKETLEEMEEDYSGFYQGVREVLKARDSKLSGIEGAVAELIQVSKQYELAIETALGGSAQNIIVLTEEDGRKAIEYLKKNRYGRATFLPLNIIKGKGLPLNQLEIVRSSQSFIGMAADLVEVDSKYRTIISNLLGNVVITKDLQGANEVAKLLQYRYRIVTLDGDIVNPGGSMTGGAAKNTTASLISRKGELEDLKEKIVSMEDKTLQLEQQVKTLKQTVVQSEKNLEEARQQGEKLRLNEQELKSEMRQIELAEKNLNEKLQIYDMERLESIQSVSNIDQRIKELTIHLQDITVKIESLEKEIETLTLQKNNQKNSKDELLAEISDIKADLAVKNEQLVSSRERLNNTEIEIEECLQKRAVYSEDLNWLEGEMTNNHSGEEELSEAAEKKLIDKNETTKLISIRREERIQLQTKLEDAEINLKELKRQHKGLVEVVKDEEVKINRLDVDLENRLTRLREEYMLTFEAAKEQYPLQVPIEEAQKRVKLIKLAIDELGTVNIGAIDEYERVSERYQFLNEQQKDLVEAKETLLQIIDEMDEEMKKRFEQTFEAVKFHFEPIFKALFGGGRAELKLTDPKDLLNTGVEIVAQPPGKKLQNLGLLSGGERALTAIALLFAILKVRPVPFCILDEVEAALDEANVYRFSKYLKKFSEETQFIVITHRKGTMEGADVLYGITMQESGVSKLVSVKLEASKELVQS; encoded by the coding sequence TTGTTTCTTAAACGCTTAGATATAGTAGGATTCAAGTCATTTGCCGAAAGAATTGCTGTTGAATTTGTACCTGGAGTAACGGCAGTTGTAGGTCCAAATGGCAGTGGGAAAAGTAATATTATTGATGCTGTTAGATGGGTATTAGGAGAGCAATCCGCCAAATCCCTCCGCGGTGGCAAAATGGAGGACGTAATTTTTGCTGGAAGTGATTCAAGAAAACCTCTTAATTTTGCTGAAGTAACATTAACTTTAGATAATGAAGAACATCGATTACCTATTGAATATAATGAGGTTAGTGTAACTAGAAGAGTATATCGGTCAGGCGATAGTGAGTTTTACATAAATAAGCAATCCTGTCGTCTAAAGGATATCATTGATTTGTTCATGGATTCTGGACTTGGTCGAGAAGCTTTTTCCATCATTAGTCAAGGAAAAGTAGAAGAGATTTTGAACAGTAAAGCAGAAGAAAGAAGAACCATTTTTGAAGAGGCAGCAGGTGTACTAAAATATAAGACACGCAAGAAAAAGGCAGAAGCAAAACTTGGTGAAACGGCGGAAAATTTAAATCGCGTCAATGATATACTCCATGAGCTAGAAAGTCAGGTTGAACCATTAAAAATCCAGTCTTCTATCGCTAAGGATTATTTAGATAAAAAAAATGAATTAGAGAATTTTGAAGTGGCACTAACTGTTTATGAGATTGAGGAACTGAATCATAAATGGGAAATTTTGAAAAAACAATTAGATATTCATCAAGATCAGGAAATGGGTCTTTCTTCGAAGGTTCAAAAGGAAGAAGCAATCATTGAGGAAATGAGAGATCGTCTTCATGCGCTTGACGAATCGATTAATGATTTACAAAATGTATTACTTTCAGCAACAGAAGAGTTAGAAAAGCTCGAGGGAAGGAAAGAAGTTCTTAAAGAAAGAAAGAAGAATGCTAGTAATAATAAAGAACAACTTGAAAAAAATGTTCAAGAAATGACGACAAAACTAGCTAAACTTGAAGAGCAAAAAAGTTTATTAACAGCAGAAGTTGATAATCATACGAAATCTGCTTCATCCTTGAGGAAACTGCTCAAGGAAAAAATAGAGTTATCCAATCAATTAAATATTGATATCGAAGCAACAATTGAATCTCTAAAAGGGGATTATATCGAATTATTAAATGAGAAGGCATCAAGTCGAAATGAGAAAAACCTATTAGAACAACAGCTTAATCAACATGAATCAAAAAATCAGAAACTTGATGATGAGAATAAAAAATATATCGATCAAAGACAAATGATTTCAGAGGAGAAACGGAACACGGAGGAACAACTCACACATATTCGGAGTGAGATAGAGAAGCAAGTTCATCAATTCCGTGAACATCAAAACAAACTAGAAACATTAAAAAACCAATATCAAAAACAGGAAACAACACTTTACCAAGCTTATCAATATTTACAAAAGGCAAAATCAAGAAAAGAAACATTAGAGGAAATGGAAGAAGACTATTCAGGTTTCTATCAGGGTGTGCGTGAGGTGTTAAAGGCTCGAGATTCCAAATTATCTGGGATAGAAGGCGCAGTAGCAGAACTTATTCAAGTTTCTAAACAATATGAATTAGCGATTGAAACAGCTTTAGGTGGTTCAGCACAAAATATCATTGTTTTGACAGAGGAAGATGGAAGGAAAGCAATAGAATATTTAAAGAAAAACAGATATGGTCGTGCGACATTTTTACCGCTAAATATTATTAAGGGAAAAGGATTGCCTCTAAATCAGCTAGAAATCGTTCGTTCCTCCCAATCTTTTATTGGAATGGCAGCCGATCTTGTAGAAGTGGACTCTAAATACCGGACAATTATTTCCAATCTTTTAGGGAATGTAGTAATCACCAAAGATTTACAAGGAGCCAATGAAGTAGCTAAGTTATTACAATATCGTTATCGAATTGTGACATTAGATGGTGATATTGTTAATCCAGGAGGATCGATGACTGGAGGAGCGGCTAAAAATACGACAGCCTCTCTTATTAGTCGAAAAGGTGAACTAGAGGATCTAAAAGAAAAAATTGTCTCAATGGAGGATAAGACCTTACAACTGGAACAACAAGTAAAAACGTTAAAGCAAACAGTTGTTCAAAGCGAAAAAAATCTTGAAGAAGCAAGACAACAAGGCGAAAAGCTTCGCTTAAATGAACAAGAACTAAAATCCGAGATGAGACAGATTGAATTAGCGGAGAAAAATTTAAATGAAAAGCTTCAGATCTATGACATGGAACGATTAGAATCAATTCAATCTGTTTCAAATATAGACCAACGGATCAAAGAATTAACAATTCATTTACAAGATATCACTGTTAAGATTGAAAGCCTTGAGAAGGAAATCGAAACGCTAACATTACAGAAAAATAATCAAAAAAATTCTAAGGATGAACTTTTAGCGGAAATCAGTGATATAAAAGCAGATTTAGCAGTAAAAAATGAACAACTTGTTTCGAGTCGTGAAAGATTAAATAATACAGAGATTGAGATAGAAGAGTGCTTGCAAAAAAGGGCTGTCTACTCCGAAGATTTAAATTGGCTTGAAGGAGAAATGACAAATAATCATTCAGGTGAGGAAGAACTTTCGGAGGCAGCAGAAAAAAAATTAATAGATAAGAATGAAACAACAAAGTTAATATCTATAAGACGTGAAGAAAGAATCCAACTTCAAACAAAACTTGAGGATGCAGAAATAAACCTAAAGGAATTAAAGCGTCAGCATAAAGGGTTAGTAGAAGTTGTTAAGGATGAAGAGGTTAAAATTAACCGGTTAGATGTTGATTTAGAAAATCGACTTACACGTTTACGTGAAGAATATATGCTAACTTTTGAAGCAGCTAAAGAACAATATCCTTTACAGGTACCGATAGAAGAAGCACAAAAACGAGTGAAATTAATTAAACTTGCAATTGATGAATTAGGGACTGTTAATATTGGTGCCATCGATGAATATGAGCGTGTCTCTGAACGATATCAATTCTTAAATGAACAGCAAAAGGATTTGGTCGAGGCAAAGGAAACACTGCTGCAAATTATCGACGAAATGGATGAAGAAATGAAGAAACGTTTTGAGCAAACCTTTGAAGCGGTAAAGTTCCACTTTGAACCGATTTTTAAAGCTTTGTTTGGCGGTGGACGTGCTGAATTAAAACTAACAGATCCTAAAGATTTATTAAATACAGGTGTTGAAATTGTTGCACAACCACCTGGGAAAAAGTTGCAAAATTTAGGTCTTCTCTCTGGAGGGGAACGAGCGTTGACGGCGATTGCTCTTCTGTTTGCTATATTAAAGGTCCGCCCTGTGCCATTCTGTATTCTGGATGAAGTGGAAGCGGCACTTGATGAGGCCAATGTGTATCGTTTTAGTAAATATTTAAAGAAATTTAGCGAAGAAACGCAATTTATAGTTATCACCCATCGAAAAGGAACGATGGAGGGTGCTGACGTGCTTTATGGTATAACAATGCAAGAATCCGGAGTATCGAAACTTGTATCTGTCAAACTTGAAGCTTCAAAAGAATTAGTACAATCCTAA
- a CDS encoding KH domain-containing protein, producing MHELILTIVKPLVDFPEDVSVHEVEEDHHISYQLSVNKADIGKIIGKKGRVAKAIRTVVYAAAGSKQHKKIYLEIVE from the coding sequence ATGCACGAGCTAATCTTAACGATTGTTAAGCCCCTTGTTGATTTTCCTGAGGATGTTTCGGTTCATGAAGTTGAAGAAGATCATCATATTTCTTATCAACTATCTGTTAATAAAGCAGATATCGGTAAGATCATAGGAAAAAAAGGGCGTGTTGCGAAAGCCATTCGAACTGTTGTCTATGCTGCAGCAGGATCCAAACAACATAAGAAAATTTATTTGGAAATTGTCGAATGA
- the ffh gene encoding signal recognition particle protein, producing MAFEGLADRLQNTIQKIRGKGKVSESDVKEMMREVRLALLEADVNFKVVKDFIKKVSERAVGQEVMKSLTPGQQVIKVVKEELTNLMGGEQSQIAVSKRPPTIIMMVGLQGAGKTTTTGKLANLLRKKYNRNPLLVAADIYRPAAIKQLETLGKQLNMPVFSLGDQVSPIEIAKQAIEKAKEDHNDYVLIDTAGRLHIDGELMQELKEIKELSNPDEIFLVVDSMTGQDAVNVADSFNEQLGITGVVLTKLDGDTRGGAALSIRAVTEKPIKFVGMGEKLDALEAFHPERMASRILGMGDMLSLIEKAQANVDEEKAKELEQKLRTMNFTFDDFLDQLGQVRKMGPLDELLKMMPGANKIKGMGNLQIDEKQISHVEAIIQSMTKQEKINPEIMNASRKKRIAKGSGTSVQEVNRLLKQFEDMKKMMKQMTGMQKGKRKGFKFPFM from the coding sequence ATGGCATTTGAAGGACTAGCCGACCGACTTCAAAACACAATACAGAAAATTCGCGGCAAAGGGAAAGTATCGGAGAGCGATGTAAAAGAAATGATGCGTGAAGTACGTCTAGCATTGTTAGAGGCTGACGTTAACTTCAAGGTTGTTAAGGATTTTATCAAAAAGGTTAGTGAACGCGCTGTTGGACAGGAAGTTATGAAAAGCTTAACTCCTGGACAGCAAGTCATTAAGGTTGTTAAGGAAGAATTAACGAACTTAATGGGTGGGGAGCAAAGCCAAATTGCTGTTTCGAAACGACCACCTACGATCATAATGATGGTTGGGCTACAAGGAGCAGGTAAAACGACGACAACTGGTAAATTAGCAAATCTTCTACGCAAAAAGTATAATCGTAATCCGTTGTTAGTTGCTGCTGACATTTACCGTCCAGCCGCTATTAAACAGCTTGAAACACTTGGAAAACAACTAAATATGCCCGTTTTTTCTTTAGGAGATCAAGTAAGTCCAATTGAAATTGCGAAACAAGCGATCGAAAAAGCGAAAGAAGATCATAATGACTATGTCTTAATAGATACCGCAGGTCGTTTGCATATTGATGGAGAATTGATGCAGGAGTTAAAGGAAATTAAAGAATTATCTAATCCTGATGAAATTTTTCTAGTAGTTGATTCCATGACTGGGCAAGATGCCGTAAATGTTGCCGATAGCTTTAATGAACAATTAGGAATTACCGGTGTCGTTCTCACTAAGCTTGATGGTGATACCCGTGGTGGTGCTGCACTTTCTATACGTGCTGTTACGGAAAAACCTATAAAGTTTGTCGGTATGGGTGAAAAATTGGATGCTTTAGAAGCATTCCACCCTGAACGAATGGCCTCTCGTATTTTAGGTATGGGAGACATGCTTTCACTTATTGAAAAAGCACAGGCTAATGTAGATGAAGAGAAGGCAAAGGAACTTGAACAAAAGTTACGAACAATGAATTTCACATTTGATGATTTTCTTGATCAATTAGGGCAAGTTCGAAAAATGGGTCCCCTTGATGAGTTGTTAAAAATGATGCCAGGGGCAAATAAAATTAAAGGCATGGGGAATCTTCAAATTGATGAAAAACAAATAAGTCATGTTGAAGCTATTATTCAATCGATGACAAAACAAGAAAAAATCAATCCTGAGATTATGAATGCCAGTAGAAAGAAAAGAATTGCAAAAGGCAGTGGAACTTCTGTACAGGAAGTGAACCGTCTGTTAAAGCAATTTGAAGACATGAAAAAAATGATGAAACAAATGACCGGCATGCAAAAGGGTAAACGAAAAGGCTTTAAATTTCCATTTATGTAG
- a CDS encoding YlqD family protein, whose product MQLLQTVTVKQVLTEQSKKELHQSYYQKKMMLQKECDQLRFELKKLDRTKKFPSASLKSHFEKEINGRKEKIKLIDFQIEQLNILPLGSEIKEKEVQALVDVNVGDSWDQITKEQMIIVKDGIIIEIR is encoded by the coding sequence ATGCAGCTGTTACAAACAGTTACGGTAAAGCAGGTATTAACAGAACAAAGTAAAAAGGAACTCCATCAATCTTATTATCAAAAAAAAATGATGTTGCAAAAAGAATGTGATCAATTAAGGTTTGAATTAAAAAAACTTGATAGAACAAAGAAATTTCCTTCAGCTAGTTTAAAATCACATTTTGAAAAAGAAATTAATGGGCGGAAGGAAAAAATAAAATTAATTGATTTTCAAATTGAACAGCTTAACATATTGCCATTAGGAAGTGAAATCAAAGAGAAGGAAGTACAGGCTCTTGTTGATGTCAATGTTGGTGACAGCTGGGATCAAATCACAAAAGAACAAATGATCATTGTAAAAGATGGGATCATCATAGAAATACGTTAG
- the rpsP gene encoding 30S ribosomal protein S16 — MAVKIRLKRMGAKKSPFYRIVVADSRSPRDGRFIETVGTYNPVSQPAEVKINEELALKWLQNGAKPSDTVRNLFSKQGIMEKFHNAKYSK; from the coding sequence ATGGCAGTAAAAATTCGTTTAAAACGTATGGGAGCAAAAAAATCTCCTTTCTATCGTATTGTTGTAGCTGATTCTCGTTCACCACGTGATGGTCGCTTTATTGAAACAGTTGGTACTTACAACCCAGTTTCACAACCAGCAGAAGTGAAAATCAATGAAGAATTAGCATTAAAATGGTTACAAAATGGTGCAAAGCCATCTGACACAGTTCGTAACTTATTCTCAAAACAAGGCATCATGGAAAAATTCCACAACGCGAAATATAGCAAATAA